The following is a genomic window from Butyricimonas faecihominis.
CCCGATTGTGGGGAGCCGTCCCGGCAACGCGATTGAAACGGTCAGGCCATTTGTCGAGTCGGCGACACCGCCCGACTTCATCTTCTTCGACCTGACGGGTACGGTGAACAACCTCGACCTGATCCGGACAGTAGCGACGATGGACTACATCTTCTGCCCGATAGCCGCAGACCGTTTCATCATGGAAAGCTCGCTGAAGTACGCGGGCGTCATCAACGACACGCTGATCACTACCGGCAAGTCGAACATCAAGGGCATCCGCCTCTTGTGGAACATGGTGGACAAGCGCGAGAAGACCGACCTGTACGACATCTATGACAAGGTGATAGCCGGGATGGGGCTTGAAGTGCTGGACACCAGTCTGCCCGACAGCAAGCGTTTCCGCAAGGAAGGCTCTGAGGAAGGCGACCGCCCGTTTTTCCGCTCCACGCTGCTGCCGCCGGACAAGGCATTGGCGAAAGGGAGCGGCATCGATGCCCTCGCGGAAGAAATACTCGGCATCGTAAAGCGTTGAACCGATGGCCAAGAAACTCGATGTCGATATTGACCCCGGCAAGTTCCTGGATTCGTTCCGTCCGGAAATGCCCGCGCCCGCCTCCCCGGGGAGCCTCGGAACAGATGGCAACACTTCCGCAAAGGAGGCCAGGCTGGCGGAAAAACCGAAAGCAAAGGTGGGCAAGGATGCCACGGAAAAGGAAGAGGAATACCTGGAACGCTTCCTCCATGCACCGAGAATCCCCGTGTGTTCGGGCAAGACCGCCTACATCCGCAAAAGCTACCACGAGCGGATACAGCGTATCGTGCAGGTCATCGGGAAGAACGGGCTTACGTTGTCGGTCTATGTGGACCGTGTGCTGGAGCAGCACTTCCGCGAATACGAGGAAGTGATCCGCCGACTTTACAAGAAAAATTACGAGGACATTTATTGATTTTATTCACCCTAAAAAACGAAAACAAGATGGGATTTTTCAATTCGAGAATGAAAAAGAAGGGGAATGGCAACCCGAAGGCGGACACTCCCCAAGTGAACAATCTGGAAAAGGCGGACGTAGTCATCCACATTGTGGACGACACCCAATTAGAAAAAGCGGCGGTGTTCCTCCGCTATCTGACGCCCAGACAAGGAGCGCACCGCCAGTGCATTTACCTCAGCCGTGAGATGCACGGGAAGCTGTCCCGCATTGTGCGGACACTGGGCGGGAACGGCAGCACCATTGGCGGGTACATCGAGAATGTGCTGGAAGAGCACTTGCAAACCTATGGGGACGACATCAATGCCCTGTTACGCCGTGAAACCTCGCAACCGCTCTGACGATGGCCGAGCTGCTCATCGTGCTGATGATGGCCTTCAACCTATGGATGGTCATCTACCTGACTTGGGAACGCCGGGAAGAAAACGTACCCAAGGAGGACAAGGAAAAGGATGTGGGCGCACCGGAAAGGTCCGGCGACATCATGGGGAAAAGCCTGTTCCGGATGCCTGAACGAAAACCGCAGGCTGCTGCACCGATGTCCAATGCCACCGTGCAAGCCCCCGGCGAGGAGGTGGACGAGAAGGACGTGGCCTTTGACGATGAAACTGCCTCCCCCAATAGCCGGCTTTCGGGAGCCAGGCCGTCGCGCCAAGTGCCCGACGAGGAACTGGACGAGGTGTTTGCCGACAAGCGTGTTTCCGACATCGGGGCGGAATATGACGAAGACGGAGATGATGACGGCGAGCCTCATGAAGCGGGAGGCATGACCTTCGAGGACATCGACCTTGCCATGCGGACGGTGAAGAAACCGAAAGCCACGAAAGAGGAACGCCGTCACGCCGGAATGGTGTTCTGCGACATGAAGGGCAACGAACTGTTCGCGATGATAGAAAAGAGTTCGGAAGCGACCCGCAGGAAACTGGACGAGCTGATGGACTACTATCTGGACTCCGTGTCGGCGGCGCAGGCAAACACTACACCGGTGATTATGCCCAAGAAAGCGCCCGCAGTTCCGGACAACTTCGAGGACTTCAACATCCGCGACTATGTATAACAAGTAAAAACGTAACAGCAATGCGAAAAAAGAAAATCGACTACGGCTAAACCATCGGCTTGCCACCGAGACCACTAAATCCCAAAAGCCGGCTTCATCCAAAGCCGCAAGAATTAAAACAAGTATCAACCGCCAATGGGAACATCCAACCCGGAGGCACAAAACAGAAAAGATTATGACAAAGACATTGAAGAAAAAGCAAATCATCCTCGCGGCCCTCCTGCTGGCTGCCAACATCCAAGTTTTCGCGCAAGGCAACGGCATGGCGGGCATCACCGAAGCCACCAGCATGGTCACTTCCTACTTTGACCCGGCGACGAAACTCATCTACGCCATCGGCGCGGTCGTCGGGCTTATCGGAGGCATCAAGGTGTACGGCAAATTCAGCGCCGGCGACCCCGACACCTCGAAGACCGCCGCAAGCTGGTTCGGCGCGTGTATCTTCCTGATTGTAAGCGCGACCATCCTGCGCTCGTTCTTCCTCTAACAAACGGGTATCCTATACATATATAATAAGGTATAAGGACAATGGCTGAGTACCCCATCAACAAGGGCATCGGCCGTCCGGTGGAGTTCAAGGGCCTGAAGGCGCAGTACCTGTTCCTGTTCGCGGGCGGGCTGCTCGCCGCCTTCATCCTCTTCATCATCCTCTACATGGCAGGCGCGGGCCAGTGGCTCTGCATCGGCTTCGGCGCGGTATCCGCCTCGTCGCTCGTGTGGCTCACGTTCCGGCTGAACGCGAAGTACGGCGAACACGGGCTGATGAAGTTGGGCGCGGCACGGATGCGCCCACGCCATGTGCTCCACCGCAGACGGGTGTCCAATCTGTTAAGACGAAAAAAGAAGAAAGGAAGAAACGTATGAGAAACATCATGAAAGCCACCACGCTGGAAAGCCGCTTCCCCCTGCTTTCGGTGGAACACGGGTGCATCGTCTCGAAAGACGCGGACATCACCGCCGCCTTCGAGGTGGAGCTTCCGGAGGTCTATACCGTCACGGCGGAGGAATACGAGGGCATCCACGCCACGTGGTGCAAGGCAATCAAGGTACTGCCCGACCATTCGGTGCTGCACAAGCAAGACTGGTACGTGAAGGAACGGTACCGCCCCGACCTCGGCAAGGAGGGCATGGGCTTCCTCGCCCGCAGCTACGAGATGCACTTCAACGAGCGCCCGTTCCTGCACCACAAGTGCTACCTGTTCCTGACGAAGACTACGAAGGAGCGCATGAGGCAGCAGAGCAACTGGAATACGCTGTGCCGGGGGCATATCGTACCGAAAGAAATACAGGACAAGGAGACGGCGGTGAAGTTCATCGAGGCGGTGGAGCAGTTCGCGCGTATCCTGAACGATTCGGGGCATATCAAATTGCGCCGCCTCTCCGATGACGAGCTTACAGGCACGGACAAGGAGACGGGCATCATAGGCAGGTACTTCGCCCTGTCGCTGGGCAACGCGGACTGTCTGGAGGACATCGAGATGACGGCAAGGGAAATGCGCGTCGGCGACAACCGCCTGTGCCTGCACACCCTGTCGGACACGGAGGACCTGCCCGCAGCGGTGGCCACGGACTGCCGTTACGAAAGGCTGTCCACCGACCGCTCGGACTGCCGCCTGTCCTTCGCCGCGCCGCTGGGACTGCTGCTGCCCTGCAACCACATCTACAACCAGTATGTCTTCATCGGCAACAGCGACGAGGAACTGCGCCGCTTCGAGAAAACGGCGAGGAACATGCAGTCGCTCTCCCGGTACAGCCGCCAGAACGCCATCAACCGCGAGTGGATTGAAGAATACCTGAACGAAGCGCACTCGCAGGGGCTGAAGTCCGTCCGCGCCCACTTCAACGTGATGGCGTGGAGCGACGACGCGGAGGAGCTGAAACGCATCAAGAACGACGTGGGCAGCCAGATGGCAAGCATGGGCTGTGTGCCGCGCCACAACACGACGGACTGCCCGACGCTGTTCTGGGCGGGCATCCCCGGCAACGCGGCGGACTTCCCGGCGGAAGAGTCGTTCCACACGTTCATAGAGCAGGCGGTGTGCCTCTTCGCGGGCGAGACCAACTACAAGGACTCTCCGTCCGCCTTCGGCATCCGCATGGCGGACCGCATCAGCGGCAAGCCCCTGCACATCGACATCTCCGACCTGCCGATGAAGCGCGGCGTGACGACCAACCGCAACAAGTTCGTATTGGGTCCTTCGGGCAGCGGCAAATCGTTCTTCATGAACCATCTGGTCAGACAATACTATGAGCAAGGCTCCCATGTGGTGCTGGTCGATACGGGCAACTCCTACCAAGGGCTGTGCGAGATGATACACCGCAAGACCAAGGGAAAGGACGGGGTTTATTATACCTATACGGAGGACAACCCGATTTCCTTTAATCCGTTCTACACGGAGGACAAGGTGTATGACATCGAAAAGAGGGAAAGTATCAAGACTTTGTTGCTGACGCTGTGGAAGAAGGACAATGAGCCTGCTACCCGTGCGGAGGAGGTTGCACTTTCCAATGCCGTGTCGCAGTACATAGGACGTATTAAGGAAGACAACAGCATTGTCCCATGCTTCAACACGTTCTACGAGTTTATAGACACGGATTATCGCAAGGTATTGGAAGATAAGAAAGTGCGTGAAAAGGACTTTGACATTGCCAGTTTCCTGAATGTGCTGGAGCCGTACTACAAGGGCGGTGAATATAATTACCTGCTTAATTCGGACAAGGAACTGGACTTGCTACACAAGCGGTTCATCGTCTTTGAAATCGACCAGATAAAAGAGCACGCCATCTTGTTCCCGGTTACGACAATCATCATTATGGAGTTGTTCATCAACAAGATGCGCCGTCTGCAAGGTATCAGAAAGATGATAATAATTGAAGAGGCTTGGAAGGCGATTGCTTCGGCGAATATGGCTTCCTATGTAAAGTATCTTTATAAGACGGTCAGAAAGTATTTCGGCGAGGCAATAGTGGTGACGCAGGAGGTGGACGACATCATCAGCTCGCCCATCGTCAAGGAGTCCATCATCAACAACTCGGACTGCAAGATACTGCTCGACCAGCGGAAGTTCATGAACCGCTTCGACCAGATACAGGGATTGCTGGGGCTGACGGAAAAGGAGAAGTCGCAGATACTTTCCATCAACCAGTCCAACGATTCGTCCAGACGATACAAGGAGGTGTGGATAGGCTTAGGCGGCACACAGTCGGCGGTGTACGCCACGGAGGTGTCCATACACGAATACCTTGCCTATACAACGGAGGAAACGGAGAAGATGGAAGTCCGCGAACTGGCGGGGAAGCTGGGCAGCGACATGGAAGCCGCCATACGGCAGATTGCGGAGAAACGTATGGACGAAGAAAAGTAACCGATGGAAACATCACCCGACCACAGACGGCGTTTGAGGCCACCTTATACGGCATATAAGGGTGTATCAAACGGCGTATGAGGTCAAGACACATTTTATCAACAAAAAAACAAGAATTGAAGATTATGAACATTGAACTGACAAAGACACAACGGCTGCTGCTTTGCGGCGGTCTGATAGGCTTGGCGTCGCTGATGCTGCAAGCCTGCGAGACGGTAATGAAAGAAAACGAAGACATCCGCGAGAAGATTTGCGGCAACTGGCAGAGCGTGGAGGGCAAGCCCGACATATTGGTGTA
Proteins encoded in this region:
- a CDS encoding ParA family protein, which encodes MKKEPLFIAFSTQKGGAGKTTLTVLMASYLYYVKGYDVAVVDCDYPQFSIKDMRERDLKSIERNPYLRKLAYEQFKRIGKRAYPIVGSRPGNAIETVRPFVESATPPDFIFFDLTGTVNNLDLIRTVATMDYIFCPIAADRFIMESSLKYAGVINDTLITTGKSNIKGIRLLWNMVDKREKTDLYDIYDKVIAGMGLEVLDTSLPDSKRFRKEGSEEGDRPFFRSTLLPPDKALAKGSGIDALAEEILGIVKR
- a CDS encoding DUF3408 domain-containing protein yields the protein MAKKLDVDIDPGKFLDSFRPEMPAPASPGSLGTDGNTSAKEARLAEKPKAKVGKDATEKEEEYLERFLHAPRIPVCSGKTAYIRKSYHERIQRIVQVIGKNGLTLSVYVDRVLEQHFREYEEVIRRLYKKNYEDIY
- a CDS encoding DUF3408 domain-containing protein; its protein translation is MGFFNSRMKKKGNGNPKADTPQVNNLEKADVVIHIVDDTQLEKAAVFLRYLTPRQGAHRQCIYLSREMHGKLSRIVRTLGGNGSTIGGYIENVLEEHLQTYGDDINALLRRETSQPL
- a CDS encoding DUF4134 domain-containing protein; protein product: MTKTLKKKQIILAALLLAANIQVFAQGNGMAGITEATSMVTSYFDPATKLIYAIGAVVGLIGGIKVYGKFSAGDPDTSKTAASWFGACIFLIVSATILRSFFL
- a CDS encoding DUF4133 domain-containing protein, yielding MAEYPINKGIGRPVEFKGLKAQYLFLFAGGLLAAFILFIILYMAGAGQWLCIGFGAVSASSLVWLTFRLNAKYGEHGLMKLGAARMRPRHVLHRRRVSNLLRRKKKKGRNV
- a CDS encoding TraG family conjugative transposon ATPase, producing MRNIMKATTLESRFPLLSVEHGCIVSKDADITAAFEVELPEVYTVTAEEYEGIHATWCKAIKVLPDHSVLHKQDWYVKERYRPDLGKEGMGFLARSYEMHFNERPFLHHKCYLFLTKTTKERMRQQSNWNTLCRGHIVPKEIQDKETAVKFIEAVEQFARILNDSGHIKLRRLSDDELTGTDKETGIIGRYFALSLGNADCLEDIEMTAREMRVGDNRLCLHTLSDTEDLPAAVATDCRYERLSTDRSDCRLSFAAPLGLLLPCNHIYNQYVFIGNSDEELRRFEKTARNMQSLSRYSRQNAINREWIEEYLNEAHSQGLKSVRAHFNVMAWSDDAEELKRIKNDVGSQMASMGCVPRHNTTDCPTLFWAGIPGNAADFPAEESFHTFIEQAVCLFAGETNYKDSPSAFGIRMADRISGKPLHIDISDLPMKRGVTTNRNKFVLGPSGSGKSFFMNHLVRQYYEQGSHVVLVDTGNSYQGLCEMIHRKTKGKDGVYYTYTEDNPISFNPFYTEDKVYDIEKRESIKTLLLTLWKKDNEPATRAEEVALSNAVSQYIGRIKEDNSIVPCFNTFYEFIDTDYRKVLEDKKVREKDFDIASFLNVLEPYYKGGEYNYLLNSDKELDLLHKRFIVFEIDQIKEHAILFPVTTIIIMELFINKMRRLQGIRKMIIIEEAWKAIASANMASYVKYLYKTVRKYFGEAIVVTQEVDDIISSPIVKESIINNSDCKILLDQRKFMNRFDQIQGLLGLTEKEKSQILSINQSNDSSRRYKEVWIGLGGTQSAVYATEVSIHEYLAYTTEETEKMEVRELAGKLGSDMEAAIRQIAEKRMDEEK